A genomic region of Pyrus communis chromosome 14, drPyrComm1.1, whole genome shotgun sequence contains the following coding sequences:
- the LOC137716070 gene encoding uncharacterized protein, which translates to MSTPDVTMEDGGGAQPESRWKQMGHGEKEASVHEEMKRMQKLPANSTYVTHRLRVLNKILQLLSIQRTASQEQELELLFAGLSM; encoded by the exons ATGAGTACGCCTGATGTGACCATGGAAGATGGCGGCGGTGCCCAACCGGAATCTCGATGGAAGCAAATGGGGCATGGGGAGAAGGAGGCGTCCGTGCACGAAGAAATGAAGAGAATGCAGAAGTTGCCTGCAAACAGCACTTACGTCACTCACCGGTTGCGGGTTCTCAACAAAATTCTCCAGCTTTTGTCCATTCAG AGAACCGCATCACAAGAACAGGAGTTGGAGTTGCTTTTCGCCGGGCTGTCTATGTGA
- the LOC137716382 gene encoding uncharacterized protein, with product MGISDYISGTTDSLKRNAPGLTAVKNVCSTAYGYGSGAVTQIDNAVRGSLNHYLGDAEGRAKIVRFSSSIVKHTASESLKTVPGYKIVKRSISDLNESDKQEENVKATQADLHRLKKELSEYKKVHELEVIMKALQADVLRLEKELSEYRKSHEQVQLDKPSADLKSPNTANIHSVANQKPEDVIRVFMMKEFVGRQFLDDLITFRGAPTKK from the exons ATGGGGATTTCCGATTACATCTCCGGGACAACCGATTCGCTGAAACGGAACGCTCCGGGTCTAACGGCCGTCAAAAACGTGTGCTCCACAGCTTACGGTTACGGGTCGGGTGCCGTTACCCAAATCGACAACGCTGTCAGGGGTAGCTTGAACCATTATTTGGGGGACGCGGAAGGCCGGGCCAAGATCGTCCGGTTCAGCTCCAGCATCGTTAAACACACAGCGTCGGAGAGCCTCAAAACCGTCCCAG GTTACAAAATTGTTAAGAGATCAATCAGTGACTTAAATGAGTCCGATAAACAAGAAGAGAATGTGAAGGCAACGCAGGCTGATCTACACAGATTGAAGAAAGAGTTAAGTGAATACAAGAAAGTACATGAGCTAGAAGTGATTATGAAGGCATTGCAGGCCGATGTACTCAGATTGGAGAAAGAACTCAGCGAATACAGGAAATCACACGAGCAAGTTCAGCTAGATAAGCCAAGTGCGGATTTGAAGTCACCAAACACAGCCAACATTCATTCAGTTGCAAATCAGAAACCAGAAGACGTGATCAGAGTCTTTATGATGAAGGAGTTCGTGGGCAGGCAATTCTTGGATGATCTAATCACTTTTCGCGGGGCACCAACAAAGAAGTAG
- the LOC137714105 gene encoding monodehydroascorbate reductase, seedling isozyme-like, which translates to MGFLTRICERIMFIWYLIRRWIKYQQNFQVINMNTLRRMLEELISQIECIVEKLDAEPLVPVIQQRDEVYEWLENAERIKTQILTIEKLGERKFISPVHLAKLVDEKIGEVEELLKKGCLYNEICTKKSFKYVIIGGGVAAGYAAREFVKQGLKPGELAIISKEAVAPYERPALSKAYLLPEGAARLPGFHVCVGSGGEKLLPEWYAEKGIELLLSTEIVEADLHSKILTSETGGMFEFETLIIATGSRVLRLTEFGVQGADAKNIFYLREISDADKLVETIRAKKKGKVVIVGGGYIGLEVGAAMRINKFDVTMVSRDPWCMRQLFTKEIAAFYEGYYANKGVKIIKGTPAVGFDADTNGEVKAVKLKDGRVLQADIVVVGVGAKPLTDLFKGQVDEEKHGIRTDGMFETDVPDVYAVGDVATFPMKLYNDMRRVEHVDHARKSAEHAVRAIRASEEGKCIDEYDYVPYFYSRAFNLSWTFYGDNVGDPLLFGDRDPTSRKPKFGAAWIKDGRIVGTFLEGGTDEENKAIARVARAQPSAEHLDTLKREGSTLDISMLTNSHL; encoded by the coding sequence ATGGGATTTCTGACGCGGATTTGTGAACGAATAATGTTCATATGGTATCTGATTAGGCGATGGATTAAGTATCAACAAAACTTTCAAGTTATTAATATGAACACTCTCAGAAGAATGTTGGAAGAGCTAATTAGCCAAATTGAATGTATAGTCGAAAAGTTAGATGCCGAGCCTCTTGTTCCAGTCATACAACAAAGAGATGAAGTCTATGAGTGGTTAGAGAACGCGGAAAGGATCAAAACTCAAATACTAACTATTGAAAAGCTCGGTGAAAGGAAATTTATCTCGCCTGTACATCTTGCAAAACTTGTTGATGAAAAAATTGGAGAAGTTGAGGAGTTGCTGAAAAAGGGTTGTCTCTATAATGAGATTTGCACTAAGAAATCGTTTAAGTACGTGATTATCGGTGGTGGAGTTGCAGCTGGATACGCAGCAAGGGAGTTTGTCAAGCAAGGGCTCAAACCTGGTGAGTTAGCGATCATATCCAAAGAAGCTGTGGCACCTTATGAACGTCCGGCACTTAGTAAGGCCTATCTGCTTCCTGAGGGAGCTGCAAGGCTTCCAGGGTTCCATGTCTGCGTCGGAAGTGGAGGCGAGAAGCTGCTTCCGGAATGGTATGCGGAGAAAGGTATTGAGTTACTTCTCAGCACAGAAATAGTCGAAGCGGATCTTCATTCAAAGATCCTCACTAGTGAAACTGGGGGAATGTTTGAATTCGAAACTTTGATCATTGCAACTGGTTCCAGAGTTCTAAGGCTGACAGAATTCGGCGTGCAAGGAGCTGATGCGAAGAACATTTTCTACTTGAGGGAAATCAGTGACGCCGATAAACTTGTAGAGACAATTAGAGccaagaaaaaaggaaaggtAGTGATTGTTGGAGGAGGATACATTGGTCTTGAAGTCGGAGCAGCTATGAGAATCAACAAATTTGATGTCACCATGGTGTCTCGGGATCCATGGTGCATGCGTCAGCTTTTCACTAAAGAGATAGCTGCTTTCTACGAGGGTTACTACGCCAATAAAGGAGTTAAAATTATCAAGGGTACCCCTGCAGTAGGGTTCGATGCTGACACAAACGGAGAGGTAAAGGCAGTGAAACTCAAAGATGGCAGGGTGCTGCAAGCTGacattgttgttgttggtgtcgGTGCAAAGCCTCTCACTGATTTGTTCAAAGGCCAAGTTGATGAAGAGAAACATGGGATCCGAACTGATGGAATGTTCGAAACAGATGTCCCTGATGTGTACGCCGTCGGGGACGTTGCTACTTTCCCTATGAAATTGTACAACGACATGAGAAGAGTCGAGCATGTCGACCACGCCAGAAAATCAGCCGAGCATGCTGTGAGAGCTATCAGGGCAAGTGAGGAAGGGAAGTGCATTGACGAGTACGACTATGTTCCGTACTTCTACTCGCGTGCCTTCAATCTTTCTTGGACATTTTACGGAGACAATGTGGGTGATCCGTTGCTGTTTGGAGACCGCGATCCGACGTCAAGAAAACCGAAGTTTGGAGCAGCATGGATCAAGGATGGGAGGATTGTGGGAACGTTTTTGGAGGGAGGGACAGATGAAGAAAACAAGGCTATTGCCAGAGTTGCAAGGGCACAACCTTCAGCTGAGCATTTGGATACACTGAAAAGGGAGGGCTCTACCCTTGATATTTCCATGTTAACAAATTCCCACCTATAA
- the LOC137716336 gene encoding uncharacterized protein, with translation MAAIRTERLSSKLDAHKSNPNRREKIGGGLLSNIAKFAIDSTINYSFKAFPGRKQAHQIVREGLKDHPPLSASLDDKKKPEDLKLVMEEMHAKMEQMQEDTNIVKQQHKTSAEHVEGLGHPNKMPDEGVQGSDLLQNKKKKIFIRSRL, from the exons ATGGCCGCCATAAGAACTGAGAGACTCTCCTCTAAGCTGGATGCGCACAAATCCAACCCCAACCGCCGAGAAAAGATTGGCGGCGGGCTTCTGAGCAACATCGCCAAATTTGCCATCGACTCCACCATCAACTACTCTTTCAAAGCCTTCCCTG GTAGGAAGCAAGCGCATCAGATTGTGCGGGAAGGATTAAAGGACCATCCACCCCTTTCAGCATCTCTGGACGACAAGAAGAAACCGGAAGATCTCAAGTTAGTGATGGAGGAAATGCACGCGAAAATGGAGCAGATGCAGGAAGACACGAATATTGTAAAGCAGCAACATAAGACATCAGCAGAGCATGTTGAAGGATTAGGGCATCCAAACAAGATGCCGGATGAAGGCGTTCAGGGTTCGGATCTTCTgcagaacaagaagaaaaagatctTCATTCGTTCGCGTCTTTAG
- the LOC137716337 gene encoding uncharacterized protein, giving the protein MATVVINSLSFRLSSLHDRTCKKPIKYFPLSRAKIGFLKQSKFRLQAYWDRDGILVADEGWKRKKKKKKREVVVRLNQGFGGFNGGGGGGGGGGKDDGATARLLGNLAVAIGLTYLSFTGQLGWLLDAIVSIWLIAVLVPIVGVGAFLWWAGRDMVQDSCPNCGNDFQIFKSTLNDDLQLCPYCSQPFSVVDDKFVMDPIKFSKQSTTFGQAFNDFTRSTRGKDSSTAVVDIEADVKDAD; this is encoded by the exons ATGGCAACCGTCGTTATAAATTCCCTATCTTTCAGGCTGAGCAGTTTGCACGATAGGACATGCAAGAAACCCATCAAATATTTTCCTCTGTCGAGGGCAAAGATTGGGTTTTTGAAGCAGAGCAAGTTCAGATTGCAGGCTTATTGGGACAGGGATGGGATTTTGGTGGCAGATGAGGggtggaagaggaagaagaagaagaagaaaagggaggTCGTGGTGAGGTTGAATCAGGGGTTTGGTGGTTTTAATGGCGGCGGaggcggtggcggtggtggtgggaaAGATGACGGAGCCACTGCTAGACTGCTGGGTAATTTGGCTGTAGCTATTGGATTGACTTATCTTTCGTTTACTGGGCAGCTTGGCTGGCTTTTGGATGCTATTGTTTCCATTtgg CTGATTGCAGTGCTTGTACCAATTGTTGGTGTGGGTGCTTTTCTGTGGTGGGCAGGGCGGGATATGGTTCAAGACAGT TGCCCAAACTGTGGAAACGATTTCCAGATTTTCAA GTCGACTTTAAATGATGATTTGCAGCTCTGCCCCTACTGTAGTCAACCTTTTTCCG TGGTGGATGACAAGTTCGTGATGGACCCtataaaattctccaaacaatcTACAACATTTGGGCAGGCATTCAACGACTTCACCCGTTCCACAAGAG GGAAGGATTCTTCTACGGCAGTCGTTGATATTGAAGCGGATGTAAAAGATGCAGACTGA
- the LOC137716157 gene encoding uncharacterized protein → MANPAQLVLLGSTFCMMVTTHFSLQLLSEHFFCWNKPREQRAIIIIILMAPLYAIDSFVGLLDYQGSKVSFTVLDSIKECYEALVIAKFLALLYSYLNISISKNIVPDEIKGREIHHSFPMTLFMPRTVRLNHHTLKLLKYWTWQFVVIRPVCSILVITLQLLGVYPSWVSWTFTIILNISVSLALYSLVAFYHVFAKELAPHKPLTKFLCIKGIVFFCFWQGIVLDILAALKIIRSHHIWLDVEHIEEALQNILVCVEMVFFSVVQKYAYSAEPYRDAEISTKAYDRKKD, encoded by the exons ATGGCAAATCCTGCACAACTTGTTCTTCTGGGTTCCACTTTCTGTATGATGGTCACAACGCATTTCTCACTACAGCTTCTCTCAGAGCATTTTTTCTGCTGGAATAAACCAAGGGAGCAAAGGGCCATCATAATCATCATACTTATGGCCCCCTTATATGCCATTGATTCCTTTGTGGGCTTGTTGGATTACCAGGGAAGCAAAGTTTCGTTCACGGTCTTGGATTCGATCAAGGAATGCTACGAGGCTTTG GTAATAGCCAAGTTTTTGGCTTTGCTGTACAGCTACTTGAACATATCCATAAGTAAAAACATCGTGCCAGATGAAATCAAAGGACGGGAGATTCACCATTCGTTTCCAATGACTCTTTTTATG CCTCGCACTGTTCGTCTGAACCATCATACTTTGAAGCTTCTCAAGTACTGGACATGGCAATTTGTTGTGATTCGCCCTGTGTGCTCCATCTTGGTGATAACTCTTCAACTTCTTGGTGTATATCCCAGCTGGGTTAGCTGGACATTCACTATAATTCTGAACATTTCAGTGTCACTGGCTTTGTATTCTCTTGTTGCCTTCTACCATGTGTTTGCTAAAGAGCTGGCACCACACAAACCGCTCACTAAGTTCTTGTGCATCAAAGGGATCGTCTTCTTCTGCTTTTGGCAG GGGATTGTCCTTGATATTCTTGCAGCGCTGAAAATAATCCGATCTCATCATATCTGGCTGGACGTGGAGCATATTGAGGAAGCTCTTCAAAACATACTAGTGTGCGTGGAGATGGTTTTCTTTTCAGTTGTTCAGAAGTATGCATACAGTGCCGAGCCATACAGAGATGCTGAAATATCGACTAAGGCATATGATAGGAAGAAAGACTGA
- the LOC137716400 gene encoding uncharacterized protein isoform X1 — translation MWALSCATSAYPTLTARASVPRATNRSSSPLSVPTNHHFHAKDSPFVPEVSDAVDSLYSEFRAVDNLVARNTTRVLKAFQNARVGSHHFAGCTGYGHDEAGGREALDQAFAEIVGAESAIVRSQFFSGTHAITCALFAFLRPGDELLAVAGPPYDTLEEVIGKRDSHGMGSLTDFGVKYREVPLAEDGGLNWDALIHALRPETKCALIQRSCGYSWRRSLSVDDIGQAIKIIKTQNPNCLVMVDNCYGEFVESIEPPLVGADLIAGSLIKNPGGTIAPCGGYVAGREKWVKAASARLSAPGLGVDCGATPGDIMRAFFQGLFLSPQMVGEAIKGTLLVAEVMAARGYKVQPLPRIPRHDTVQAVQLGSRERLLAFCEAVQRNSPVGSFTKPVAGATPGYASELGFRFQSPLVVMYQVIFADGTFIDGSTSELSCDGPLREPFAVFCQGGSHWTQWGLVLGEVLKAI, via the exons ATGTGGGCCTTATCCTGCGCCACGTCTGCTTATCCTACGCTCACTGCCAGAGCTTCCGTACCCAGGGCTACTAATCGCTCAAGCTCTCCACTCTCAGTCCCTACCAATCACCATTTTCATGCGAAAGACTCTCCTTTTGTTCCAGAG GTTTCGGACGCAGTGGACTCGTTGTATTCAGAGTTCAGAGCCGTGGATAATTTGGTTGCACGCAATACCACCCGTGTTCTTAAAGCTTTCCAGAATGCTCGAGTTGGATCACAT CACTTTGCCGGATGCACTGGTTATGGTCATGATGAAGCTGGGGGACGTGAAGCGCTAGACCAAGCTTTTGCTGAAATTGTTGGGGCTGAATCTGCTATAGTTCGCTCACAG TTTTTTTCAGGAACTCATGCTATAACGTGTGCTTTATTTGCTTTTCTAAGGCCAGGGGATGAG CTTTTGGCAGTTGCTGGTCCTCCCTATGACACCTTGGAGGAAGTTATTGGAAAGAGAGACTCTCATGGCATGGGGTCCTTGACAGATTTTGGAGTGAAATACCGAGAAGTTCCA CTTGCTGAAGATGGCGGCCTTAACTGGGATGCACTTATCCATGCTTTGAGACCTGAAACAAAATGTGCGCTCATACAGAGGTCATGTGGTTATTCATGGCGTCGGAGTTTAAGTGTAGATGATATAGGGCAAGCAATTAAGATAATTAAG ACGCAGAATCCTAACTGCTTGGTCATGGTGGATAACTGTTATGGTGAATTTGTGGAAAGCATTGAACCTCCATTGGTG GGTGCAGATTTGATTGCGGGCAGTTTGATAAAAAATCCTGGTGGGACTATAGCACCATGTGGTGGATATGTTGCTGGGAGAGAAAAATGGGTAAAAGCAGCATCAGCTCGTCTGTCTGCACCTGGCCTTGGAGTTGATTGTGGCGCAACTCCTGGTGACATTATGCGAGCATTTTTCCAGGGTTTGTTCCTTTCACCTCAAATGGTAGGCGAGGCTATCAAG GGCACTTTACTGGTAGCTGAAGTTATGGCAGCCAGAGGGTATAAGGTGCAGCCACTTCCTCGTATTCCTCGTCATGACACAGTCCAG GCTGTACAGCTTGGAAGCCGTGAGCGCCTTCTTGCTTTCTGCGAGGCTGTACAGAGAAACTCCCCAGTAGGTTCATTTACCAAACCAGTGGCTGGTGCAACTCCTGGATATGCATCAGAG TTAGGCTTTCGTTTTCAATCGCCTTTAGTTGTCATGTACCAGGTGATCTTTGCTGATGGAACCTTCATTGATGGGAGTACAAGTGAGCTTTCATGCGATGGACCATTAAGAGAGCCATTTGCCGTGTTTTGCCAG GGTGGCTCCCATTGGACTCAGTGGGGACTAGTTCTTGGAGAGGTTTTAAAAGCCATATAA
- the LOC137716400 gene encoding uncharacterized protein isoform X2 yields the protein MWALSCATSAYPTLTARASVPRATNRSSSPLSVPTNHHFHAKDSPFVPEVSDAVDSLYSEFRAVDNLVARNTTRVLKAFQNARVGSHHFAGCTGYGHDEAGGREALDQAFAEIVGAESAIVRSQFFSGTHAITCALFAFLRPGDELLAVAGPPYDTLEEVIGKRDSHGMGSLTDFGVKYREVPLAEDGGLNWDALIHALRPETKCALIQRSCGYSWRRSLSVDDIGQAIKIIKTQNPNCLVMVDNCYGEFVESIEPPLVGADLIAGSLIKNPGGTIAPCGGYVAGREKWVKAASARLSAPGLGVDCGATPGDIMRAFFQGLFLSPQMVGEAIKGTLLVAEVMAARGYKVQPLPRIPRHDTVQAVQLGSRERLLAFCEAVQRNSPVGSFTKPVAGATPGYASEVIFADGTFIDGSTSELSCDGPLREPFAVFCQGGSHWTQWGLVLGEVLKAI from the exons ATGTGGGCCTTATCCTGCGCCACGTCTGCTTATCCTACGCTCACTGCCAGAGCTTCCGTACCCAGGGCTACTAATCGCTCAAGCTCTCCACTCTCAGTCCCTACCAATCACCATTTTCATGCGAAAGACTCTCCTTTTGTTCCAGAG GTTTCGGACGCAGTGGACTCGTTGTATTCAGAGTTCAGAGCCGTGGATAATTTGGTTGCACGCAATACCACCCGTGTTCTTAAAGCTTTCCAGAATGCTCGAGTTGGATCACAT CACTTTGCCGGATGCACTGGTTATGGTCATGATGAAGCTGGGGGACGTGAAGCGCTAGACCAAGCTTTTGCTGAAATTGTTGGGGCTGAATCTGCTATAGTTCGCTCACAG TTTTTTTCAGGAACTCATGCTATAACGTGTGCTTTATTTGCTTTTCTAAGGCCAGGGGATGAG CTTTTGGCAGTTGCTGGTCCTCCCTATGACACCTTGGAGGAAGTTATTGGAAAGAGAGACTCTCATGGCATGGGGTCCTTGACAGATTTTGGAGTGAAATACCGAGAAGTTCCA CTTGCTGAAGATGGCGGCCTTAACTGGGATGCACTTATCCATGCTTTGAGACCTGAAACAAAATGTGCGCTCATACAGAGGTCATGTGGTTATTCATGGCGTCGGAGTTTAAGTGTAGATGATATAGGGCAAGCAATTAAGATAATTAAG ACGCAGAATCCTAACTGCTTGGTCATGGTGGATAACTGTTATGGTGAATTTGTGGAAAGCATTGAACCTCCATTGGTG GGTGCAGATTTGATTGCGGGCAGTTTGATAAAAAATCCTGGTGGGACTATAGCACCATGTGGTGGATATGTTGCTGGGAGAGAAAAATGGGTAAAAGCAGCATCAGCTCGTCTGTCTGCACCTGGCCTTGGAGTTGATTGTGGCGCAACTCCTGGTGACATTATGCGAGCATTTTTCCAGGGTTTGTTCCTTTCACCTCAAATGGTAGGCGAGGCTATCAAG GGCACTTTACTGGTAGCTGAAGTTATGGCAGCCAGAGGGTATAAGGTGCAGCCACTTCCTCGTATTCCTCGTCATGACACAGTCCAG GCTGTACAGCTTGGAAGCCGTGAGCGCCTTCTTGCTTTCTGCGAGGCTGTACAGAGAAACTCCCCAGTAGGTTCATTTACCAAACCAGTGGCTGGTGCAACTCCTGGATATGCATCAGAG GTGATCTTTGCTGATGGAACCTTCATTGATGGGAGTACAAGTGAGCTTTCATGCGATGGACCATTAAGAGAGCCATTTGCCGTGTTTTGCCAG GGTGGCTCCCATTGGACTCAGTGGGGACTAGTTCTTGGAGAGGTTTTAAAAGCCATATAA